From a single Apium graveolens cultivar Ventura chromosome 2, ASM990537v1, whole genome shotgun sequence genomic region:
- the LOC141707305 gene encoding uncharacterized protein LOC141707305 produces MPPHTLTPRSSAYLTALTQEIEKKLQRGIASPTLSRNLLQELFQDIALEVDDRARDIILSSEELASIEEERDEDPLCFYEVLADHFVWVPKNGEPILDLIVKLWSQAFASHIFSLLFHKWLFEVQIDNADILLRYSSALVQGATNVFWIDVQTNKRHFHSLFRYLLEEVALVPERLKKIPLQAQRDLFLLLSRFIFLYNLVDKIESFLKKFPEFPNAFLIGGPADVFVIELTDQLLKLKVEPVLLHYLSHIKALQGMELRMATSTRLKTCLYSFTSPGGPMYPTRAVRHAAWVALDLLFPVGQYPRHVISLFFRLLYPWYWPSSCWNFIISCIQAVFYSVLRLLFSSWDRLTKTRQA; encoded by the exons ATGCCACCGCACACATTAACGCCTCGTAGCTCCGCTTATCTCACCGCTCTTACTCAGGAGATCGAGAAAAAACTTCAAcga GGAATAGCATCGCCTACGCTGAGTCGCAATTTATTGCAAGAACTCTTTCAGGACATTGCTTTGGAAGTTGATGATCGTGCCAGAG ATATAATTCTCAGCAGTGAAGAGCTAGCTTCCATAGAAGAAGAGAGGGATGAGGATCCATTATGCTTTTATGAAGTGCTTGCTGATCATTTTGTCTGGGTGCCCAAGAATGGAGAACCTATTCTTGATTTGATTGTAAAACTCTGGAGCCAAGCATTTGCTTCTCATATATTTTCCCTTCTCTTCCATAAATGG TTATTTGAAGTTCAAATTGATAATGCCGACATCCTCCTTCGTTACTCATCAGCTCTTGTTCAAGGTGCCACAAATGTTTTCTG GATTGATGTCCAGACAAACAAAAGACACTTCCATAGTCTCTTTCGG TATCTTCTCGAGGAAGTCGCTTTGGTTCCTGAACGTCTAAAGAAAATTCCATTACAG GCGCAACGTGATCTCTTTCTTCTCCTGTCAAGGTTCATTTTTCTTTACAACTTAG TTGACAAGATTGAAAGCTTTTTAAAGAAATTTCCTGAATTCCCAAACGCTTTCTTGATTGGTGGTCCTGCAGATGTTTTTGTGATTGAGCTAACTGATCAA CTCTTAAAATTGAAAGTGGAACCGGTCCTGCTACACTACTTGTCCCACATCAAAGCTCTCCAAG GAATGGAATTGCGAATGGCTACTAGTACTCGACTGAAGACTTGCTTGTATAGCTTCACTTCTCCAGGTGGTCCAATGTATCCAACAAGAGCTGTTCGTCATGCAGCATGGGTTGCACTAGACTTGTTATTTCCT GTTGGGCAATATCCGCGGCATGTTATCAGTCTCTTCTTTCGCTTGTTATATCCGTGGTACTGGCCGTCATCCTGCTGGAACTTTATTATATCGTGCATACAGGCGGTGTTTTATTCTGTGTTAAGGTTGCTCTTTTCTAGTTGGGATAGGTTGACCAAAACAAGGCAGGCATAA